A segment of the Pan paniscus chromosome 9, NHGRI_mPanPan1-v2.0_pri, whole genome shotgun sequence genome:
gcttcctcatctgcaaaacagacATGAAAATAAAACTAGTACCTAAGTCATAaggttgtaagaattaaatgagtgaatCCACATACCGGCCAGGAGAAGCACCACTTAGATCTCAGCTGTGACTGTCAGTGAGCTCGGATTTCCTGCCCCACCAATCCTGAGACATGGACCAATCCTAAGACATGGACCTGACCACCCCACTCTGCTGCTGTGTACTCTTCAATGCCTCCCCCCAAAATTTTTGTGTTAAAGTAAGTCCAAACTCCTGGTCTGACCTCACAGGGTGCCCATGTCTGGCTCTGCTGAATTCTCCAGCTCCTCTTCCAccactctctcttttcttcctgcttgCTGCGCTGTCACGCCAGCCCCATGAAACCCGCAGCCTCCTGAATGTCTCCTGACCTTTCACCCCTCTGCCATTGCACCTTCTACTGCTTGGACTGCATTTCCCCCATTTGCTCACCAACACCTACTCCGAGTCGAGCCTGAACTCCCTCACCCCCCACACAGGGTTAAGCGCCCACTCCAGGTCCTCCCTGTACCCCAAACCCTGATCACCTGGAAGGCAGAGTGATCATCCCTCTGGGCCTGGGTTCCTCCTGGGCAGGGGCTGCATCCCAGGCCTCTGGAGCCCCAGTGCTCAGCACAGGGCCTGAGACTTGGCAGGGCAGACACGAAGCCATGTCTTGGGATGTTTTGGAAGGGGGTGTAGTGGACATGGGCCTGAACTGGGCATCCCGACGCTAGGGTTCCCTTCTGGACTGTTGTAATGACCTTGGAccaggccctgcccctccctggaCCTCGGTTTCTCCACCTTTGCAACAAGCTCCACCTGGCTGGTCCTCTTCAGTAAACTATCCCACAGAAGGACTTAGGGGGAGGCCATAAGCTGCTGCCCCAACCCTGACGGGCACACGCCCCTCCCCCAGATCATAGCCTTTGATGAGCTGCGGACAGACTTCAAGAACCCCATCGACCAGGGGAACCCTGCGCGGGCAGTAAGTGATACATGTGCTGTGCCGAGGTGTGTCCGTCCGTCTGTCTTTCCATCTGTcgtgggctgggggtgggagacaGGAAgacgggggtggggtggtgggcctACGGCCATGcccccttcctctctgtctccGCCCCCAGCAAACACCTGGCGCGGGCTCAGGGCTGAGTTCCTCTTGGCGGGGCGGTGGTTGCCAGGCTCTGGGCCGTTGCCATGGAGACGCGGGTGAAGGCCCTTCCATGGTGACGGTCGCCATGGGGACGGCGCGGCTGCTTCCGGGCCGTGCCGACAGTGCCGCAGAGATCGCTCTGGCGCCCCCTGGCGGCCACATGTGGAGCGGTGGGAGCTGCTCCAGTACCTGCTTCTCCGCCTCCCCATCGCGGCCTTTTCCTTCCCCCAACAGCGCGAGCGTTTAAAAAACATCGAACGCATCTGCTGCCTCCTGAGGAAGGTCAGTGTcagggctggaggcaggaggCTCCTAGCCCAGCGCTGCCCCCACTGTCTGTGGCCCAGAACCAGGCCTTCCCCTGCTTTGGGCCTGTTTGATCcactctacttgggagggagTGGGAAGCCAGAGGCCTTTTAATCCCCAGAGGTCACGGTGGGTGGGCACCTCCCAAACCCCAGCTCCTCTCTGTCCCCTTGAAGGCTGGTCTGTCATAGCATCAGGCCGCTGACCTCTCACCCTCACTCCCCCAGCTGGTGGTCCCAGAATACTCCATCCACGGCCTCTTCTGTCTGATGTTTCTGTGTGCAGCAGAGTGGGTGACCCTGGGCCTCAACATCCCCCTCCTCTTCTACCACCTCTGGAGGTGAGGGTAGCAGCTgccttggggaggctgagatggggaacaggggcaggatgggggtgggagTCCTGATGGCAGACACTCAGGCCCCTGTCTGCCCCAGGTACTTCCACCGTCCTGCAGATGGCTCTGAGGTCATGTATGATGCGGTCTCCATCATGAATGCTGACATTCTCAACTACTGCCAGAAGGAGTCCTGGTGCAAACTTGCCTTCTACCTGCTCTCCTTCTTCTATTACCTGTACAGGTGA
Coding sequences within it:
- the CNIH2 gene encoding protein cornichon homolog 2 isoform X1, which encodes MAFTFAAFCYMLTLVLCASLIFFVIWHIIAFDELRTDFKNPIDQGNPARARERLKNIERICCLLRKLVVPEYSIHGLFCLMFLCAAEWVTLGLNIPLLFYHLWRYFHRPADGSEVMYDAVSIMNADILNYCQKESWCKLAFYLLSFFYYLYSMVYTLVSF
- the CNIH2 gene encoding protein cornichon homolog 2 isoform X2, giving the protein MDLTTPLCCCVLFNASPQNFCVKIIAFDELRTDFKNPIDQGNPARARERLKNIERICCLLRKLVVPEYSIHGLFCLMFLCAAEWVTLGLNIPLLFYHLWRYFHRPADGSEVMYDAVSIMNADILNYCQKESWCKLAFYLLSFFYYLYSMVYTLVSF